A genomic region of Trifolium pratense cultivar HEN17-A07 linkage group LG3, ARS_RC_1.1, whole genome shotgun sequence contains the following coding sequences:
- the LOC123914121 gene encoding ervatamin-B-like encodes MMIFQMTKLFVSFFILIFTMCLSFALPNDQLNKFSSSDEQVFQLFQLWQIEHGREYGTTKEKEKRLEIFKSNLKYINEMNAKRKSPLQHRLSLNKFADMSPEEFSKTYLQEIEMQIPSKFDDRKHEDNDNDTENLPASVDWREKGAVTDVRDQGDCQSHWAFSVTGAIEGLNKIVTGNLINLSAQELVDCDHASNGCAGGYYFNAFGWVINNGGIDTEANYPYIAKNGTCKVNANKVVSIGNLYVLDGTEEAFLDRVSKQPVSVSLDATGLQFYAGGVYGGEYCTKDSRFATLVALIVGYDSVDGEDYWIVKNSWGKDWGEKGYLYIKRNVIGEWPYGVCAINAAGGYPITTVLSSSI; translated from the exons ATGATGATATTCCAGATGACAAAGTTGTTTGTGTCTTTTTTCATTCTTATTTTCACCATGTGTCTCTCTTTTGCCTTGCCTAATGACCAGTTGAACAAGTTTTCTTCTTCGGATGAACAAGTGTTTCAACTCTTCCAACTGTGGCAAATTGAGCACGGTAGAGAGTATGGAACCacaaaggaaaaagaaaagagattGGAGATATTCAAAAGTAATTTGAAGTACATCAATGAAATGAATGCAAAAAGAAAGTCACCATTGCAACATCGTTTGAGTCTCAACAAGTTTGCTGATATGAGCCCTGAGGAGTTCAGTAAAACTTACTTACAAGAGATAGAGATGCAGATACCCTCTAAATTCGACGATAGAAAGCATGAAGATAATGACAATGATACTGAAAACCTTCCGGCTTCAGTAGATTGGAGGGAAAAAGGAGCTGTTACTGATGTTAGAGACCAAGGAGACTGTC AGAGTCATTGGGCTTTCTCAGTCACTGGGGCCATTGAAGGATTAAACAAAATAGTTACTGGGAATCTTATCAACCTATCTGCACAAGAACTTGTGGACTGTGACCATGCTAGCAATGGTTGTGCTGGAGGCTATTACTTTAATGCATTTGGTTGGGTTATTAACAACGGTGGGATTGATACAGAAGCTAATTATCCTTATATAGCTAAAAATGGTACTTGCAAG GTGAATGCAAACAAGGTTGTTAGTATTGGCAACCTTTATGTTTTGGATGGAACAGAAGAAGCTTTTTTGGATCGTGTTAGTAAACAACCTGTTAGTGTGAGTTTGGATGCAACTGGTCTTCAATTTTATGCTGGT GGAGTATATGGTGGTGAGTATTGCACAAAAGATTCAAGATTTGCAACTCTTGTTGCTTTAATTGTGGGTTATGATTCAGTGGATGGTGAAGACTATTGGATTGTTAAAAACTCATGGGGAAAAGATTGGGGAGAGAAAGGTTACTTGTATATCAAAAGAAATGTTATTGGGGAGTGGCCTTATGGGGTATGTGCAATCAATGCTGCTGGTGGTTACCCAATCACAACAGTTTTATCTTCATCAATCTAG
- the LOC123914120 gene encoding calmodulin-binding receptor kinase CaMRLK-like yields the protein MKPFYIFLILLTLFSSVQSSCKTKDQKLISKAFKSVSWFNSSTFTCSESHITKIILPSKNLTGTISWGYLKNMSKLQILDLSGNSLQGHVPTWFWSGFSSLLEVNLSRNKFGGRINNTSFSISTIQKLNLSHNRFSNIVQLSTFQNLKILDLSDNNLRTLPLGFQNLTKLQHLDLSSCNLNDNIKPISSLHTLHYLDLSNNNLTGNFPSDFPPLKNLKFLNISNNNFIYNNKTPNQNQNQVIIHRKKQTKPKSKKLILAICSALSTLVLAIISIWVILIIHKKMKQRSKMKKWAISLPVMMNTMNTKVEKTGPFEFETESGSTWVADVKEPTSAPVVMFEKPLMNFTFKDLIIATSHFGKESQLAEGRCGPVYWAVLPGELHVAIKVLEHARDVDYDDSVAMFVDLAKLKHPNLLTLSGYCIAGKEKLVLYEFMANGDLGRWLHELPTGDTNVEDWTDDTWELQTGVVEASPKMMGWLTRHRIAVGIARGLAYLHHASSKPIVHGHLVTSNILLTDDFEPRISDFGLQINSSSNGGTKDDVYCFGVVLIELLTGRVGTTETIIVARKAVKEEQHVRVLDERLLLEGDSMVSEMVESLIIGFLCTAESPSKRPTMQQVLGLLKDIHPHEPSF from the exons ATGAAACCCTTTTACATATTCTTGATTCTCCTAACCTTATTTTCTTCAGTACAATCTTCATGCAAAACTAAAGaccaaaaattaatttcaaaagctTTCAAATCTGTCTCTTGGTTCAACTCTTCCACCTTCACATGTTCAGAGTCTCATATCACCAAAATAATTCTTCCCTCCAAAAATCTAACCGGAACAATTTCATGGGGTTACCTCAAAAACATGTCAAAGTTACAAATTCTTGATCTTTCTGGAAATTCTCTACAAGGCCACGTACCAACCTGGTTTTGGTCTGGTTTTTCATCTTTATTGGAAGTGAATCTCTCAAGAAACAAATTCGGAGGAAGGATCAATAACAcctcgttttcaatttcaaccaTTCAAAAACTTAATCTCTCACACAACAGGTTCAGCAACATAGTTCAACTTTCTACCTTCCAAAACCTTAAAATCCTCGACCTTTCAGACAACAACCTAAGAACACTTCCTTTAGGTTTTCAAAATCTCACCAAACTACAACACCTTGATCTTTCTAGCTGCAATCTCAATGATAACATAAAACCCATTTCTTCTTTACACACACTTCATTACTTAGATTTATCAAACAACAATTTAACCGGTAATTTCCCTTCTGATTTTCCACCACttaaaaatcttaaatttctCAACATTTCAAACAACAACTTCATCTATAACAACAAGACtccaaaccaaaatcaaaatcaagtcatcattcatagaaaaaaacaaaccaaacccaaatcaaaaaaattgattcttgcAATATGTTCTGCATTATCAACACTTGTTCTGGCTATAATTTCCATTTGGGTAATCCTAATTATTCACAAAAAGATGAAACAACGTTCTAAGATGAAGAAGTGGGCAATTTCATTACCAGTTATGATGAACACGATGAACACAAAGGTAGAGAAAACAGGGCCGTTTGAATTTGAAACAGAGTCAGGTTCAACATGGGTTGCAGATGTGAAAGAACCAACATCTGCACCAGTTGTGATGTTTGAGAAGCCATTGATGAACTTCACTTTCAAGGATCTCATCATTGCCACGTCACATTTCGGGAAAGAATCGCAGTTGGCAGAAGGAAGGTGTGGCCCTGTGTATTGGGCTGTTTTACCTGGTGAACTCCACGTGGCAATTAAGGTTCTTGAACATGCGAGAGACGTTGATTATGATGACTCTGTTGCTATGTTCGTTGACTTGGCGAAGTTGAAGCATCCTAATTTGTTGACTCTCTCTGGTTACTGTATTGCag GTAAGGAAAAGTTGGTGCTATACGAGTTTATGGCAAACGGCGATTTAGGTCGATGGCTACATGAGCTTCCAACAGGGGATACCAATGTTGAGGATTGGACTGATGACACATGGGAGTTGCAAACCGGTGTGGTGGAAGCATCCCCGAAAATGATGGGTTGGTTGACACGCCACCGTATCGCGGTGGGCATAGCGCGTGGCCTTGCATATCTCCATCATGCGAGTTCAAAACCTATTGTGCACGGACACCTTGTCACCTCCAACATTTTGCTTACTGATGATTTTGAGCCTCGAATCTCCGATTTTGGATTGCAAATCAACTCAAGTTCCAATGGCGGGACAAAGGATGATGTGTACTGCTTTGGAGTGGTGTTGATTGAGCTGCTTACCGGGAGGGTTGGCACAACTGAGACAATTATTGTTGCTAGAAAGGCAGTGAAGGAGGAACAACACGTTAGAGTGCTTGATGAGAGGTTGCTACTCGAAGGTGATTCAATGGTGAGCGAGATGGTGGAGAGCCTCATAATCGGTTTTTTGTGCACGGCTGAGTCGCCTTCCAAGAGACCCACCATGCAACAAGTTTTGGGATTACTCAAAGATATTCATCCTCATGAACCATCATTCTAA
- the LOC123914122 gene encoding uncharacterized protein LOC123914122: MNDAKLNINAPLMSVRRSICTPTSSTESKRKILLENSAQALCYYKSDTTRDQVIEHVAVPFNWELMPGRPKFESKFRSSSKSNSLRDIANKGLEDEKLKILEEDDDDDDEDDFSDALETLSSTESFCVSGVSGLDNLDGNKCRTSSTDDKQDQEFMMNRFLPAAKAMTLQPHQHAPRKHSVLLQQPSTKLVSEEKKPIVSNRHITDIIPYTCEEEEAEEEEESDHETDDYANISDKGCGLFPSSCIKNSFCLLTPIPETKLGNQIPMLSFSEVEKPNKSSLFSSHRSGPSIKKAWDAIHKSKSSSGADMHEARKKWTSDSFRRSGATATGVSSFRSKPQSQAENNQLRKLKFPSQGHESFQEVQSQGAKRSSNSRNLSMEKTLYIDTASSKVKLPSSNSVIKPERIITDQEINQESMSLQLVQSSFDKDTKINNKQIVVVDDGSENTDAKGVMHLLSPPLPKSPSESWLCHALPLVSLKNSFAYSSRGIQSHSAKTLGYSRASSYSKWETIVKTSNLHHDHEFRSQELTIYKPQHSKS; the protein is encoded by the exons ATGAATGATGCGAAATTGAACATTAATGCTCCTCTTATGTCGGTGAGGCGCTCTATTTGTACACCAACATCCTCAACTGAATCAAAGAGAAAGATATTACTAGAGAATTCAGCACAAGCACTTTGCTACTACAAATCAGACACGACTCGAGATCAGGTAATAGAACATGTTGCTGTGCCTTTTAATTGGGAGCTTATGCCTGGTAGACCTAAATTTGAAAGTAAGTTTAGGTCCTCAAGTAAATCAAATTCTTTAAGGGACATTGCGAACAAAGGACTAGAAGACGAGAAGTTAAAAATTTTGgaagaggatgatgatgatgatgacgaggATGATTTTTCCGACGCCTTAGAAACACTGTCTTCAACAGAATCATTCTGTGTAAGTGGTGTAAGTGGCTTGGATAATTTGGATGGCAACAAGTGTAGAACCTCTTCTACTGATGATAAACAAGATCAAGAGTTCATGATGAACCGCTTTTTACCTGCAGCAAAAGCTATGACTTTACAACCACATCAACATGCTCCAAGAAAACATTCTGTTCTGCTACAACAACCTAGCACCAAATTGGTTAGTGAGGAAAAGAAACCAATTGTTAGTAATAGGCATATTACTGATATTATACCATACACTTGTGAAGAGGAGGAAgcagaagaagaggaagaaagtGACCATGAAACTGATGATTATGCAAATATTTCAGATAAGGGTTGTGGATTATTTCCTAGTTCATGCATTAAGAATTCATTTTGCTTATTAACTCCAATTCCTGAGACAAAATTGGGGAACCAGATTCCCATGTTGTCTTTCTCTGAGGTTGAAAAACCTAACAAAAGTTCTCTATTTAGCTCTCATAGATCAGGTCCATCCATAAAGAAG GCTTGGGATGCTATTCATAAAAGCAAATCAAGCTCTGGAGCTGATATGCACGAGGCAAGAAAAAAATGGACTAGTGATTCATTTCGTCGGTCAGGAGCTACTGCTACTGGCGTATCTTCTTTTCGAAGTAAGCCTCAATCTCAGGCTGAGAATAATCAATTAAGAAAATTGAAATTCCCAAGCCAAGGACATGAAAGTTTTCAGGAGGTGCAATCACAAGGAGCCAAAAGAAGTTCAAATTCAAGGAACCTTTCAATGGAAAAAACATTGTACATAGATACTGCTAGTAGTAAAGTAAAATTACCAAGCTCAAATTCAGTTATTAAGCCTGAAAGAATAATAACTGATCAAGAAATTAACCAAGAATCCATGTCCTTGCAACTTGTCCAAAGTTCATTTGACAAAGATACAAAGATCAACAACAAACAAATTGTTGTAGTTGATGATGGTTCCGAAAACACGGATGCTAAAGGTGTTATGCACCTTCTTTCGCCGCCATTGCCAAAGTCACCTTCTGAGTCGTGGCTTTGTCACGCATTGCCTTTAGTATCTTTGAAGAATTCATTCGCGTATTCAAGTCGAGGAATACAATCACATTCTGCTAAAACATTAGGTTATAGTAGAGCTTCCAGCTATAGCAAGTGGGAAACAATAGTGAAAACTTCAAATTTGCATCATGATCATGAATTCCGTTCTCAG GAACTAACCATATATAAACCTCAGCATTCAAAATCATAG